The following nucleotide sequence is from Halogeometricum borinquense DSM 11551.
GCCCGAGGCGTATCGTGAGGAGGATGGGACGGCGGAAGCGGCGGTCAGAACGCTAGCCGCCGATGCCCTCGACGACCCGAGCGAGGCGCGCTTCGAGGTGCAAGTCGGATCGAGCGTCTCCGCACGCGCAGGGAACACGATGATGCACTTGCTCCGAGACGAAGACGTTCGCACGGCCGCCGTCGTCCGCGGCGATGCCCCGTTTTTCACCCGGTCGAAGATCGATTCGATGGCGATGAAACTCCGGACGAACGAAGTCGTCCTCGGCCCGTCCACTGCGGGTCGGAGTTACGTGGCTGGCTTCTCCGATCCCATCGACTTCTCCGAAGCGTTCACGACGCCGGAAGTCGAGACGCTCACCGCGCGCGCGAACGACGCCGGGCACAACGTGGCGTTCTTGGAGATGCAACCGACCGTCCGAACCGGTGTAGACCTCCTCACGCTCGTCCCGGCGATTCGCGCGCGGTGGCAAGCCGAGCGAATCGTCCCCGGCTACACGGCCGAATTCGTCGTCGAGACGGGTCTGAACGTGGTCGAAGAGGACGGAGAACCGACCTTGGTCCGCGACGAGGAGTGACCGACAAACCTTAGAACACCCACCGAGAATCAACACCCGCTGGTGGGATGGCAGAGTGGACTATTGCGCCTGCCTTGAAAGCAGGTGGCCTTTGGCCTCCTGGGTTCAAATCCCAGTCCCACCGCCTTTTCAAGCGAATTTCGTATGACGTAGTTTCAACTGCGCCGCACGGTACCGAATCTGCCGGTAGATGCGTAACGGCTATGGGTTGGCCTTCCAACACAGGGATATGGACTGGCCACACGACCCTGATAGCGAAGAAGGGAGTGAGGGAATGCGCAAGTACGGGCAGGCAATCATTGCGAAGAAGGTAGACGAAGACGAGGACTTCCCCCTCTCGACGGCGGAGTTCGTCGAAGAACACGGTGACGACCCGATTCGGATCGACTACGAGACGGTTGTCTCGCTTCGGGATATCTTCGAGAACGTCGAAGAAGAGTCGTTCGAGGCCTTCGTGCCGTTCCACAAAGCCGTCGGTCGCGCGATGCGCGAGAACGGCTACTGGTTCTACGAGGGCGCAGACCAGTTCGCCGAGACGAAAAACAGCGCCTGAACCGGCGTCGTTCGTCACCGCTCGTTCAGAGAGACTGATTTATTCCGGAGTGGGACGTTCCCAATCGCGCGTCGTGTCACCTTCGACCTCGGCCTGTACTTTCTCTTCGAGGAGGTTCACAGCGACGCTATTTGCGCCTTCAGGGATGATGAGGTCGGCCTGTTTCTTCGTCGGTTCGATAAACTGCTCGTGCATCGGTTTGACCGTCGAGAGGTACTGGTCGATGACGCCTTCGAGGTCGCGGCCGCGTTCGATAACGTCGCGTTGGATGCGCCGGAGGATGCGCACGTCCGCGTCGGTTTCGACGTAGAGACGCAAGTCGAACATCTCGTTTATCTCCTCGTCGTGAAGCGCGAGGATGCCCTCGATGATAATAACGTCAGTCGGTTCAACCGTCTCAGTTTCGTCCTTACGATTGTGTACCTCGAAATCATACTTCGGCATCTCGATTGGCTGTCCCTGCAACAGCGTTGCGAGTTGGTCGTGGAGGAGTTCCCACTCGAACGCCGACGGATGGTCGTAGTTGACCGACTCGCGTTCGGATAGTTCGAGGTGACTCAAGTCGTTGTAGTAGTTGTCGATTGGGATGCGCGTGACGGACTCGCCGACGTTCTCCGTGATGAGTCGTGCGACGGTAGTCTTGCCAGCGCCGGTCCCGCCCGCGATACCGATGACGAACGACGGGATGGTCATCGGTGGAAAACGCGCCTGCGTCGATTTGAGCGTGGCGATTCCCGATTGGCCCCGACGAGTCACAACTTTTCACACGCACCCGAGTCAGTCAAACGAACGACATTTGTAGTGTTAGTATACCTCTATCACTGGTGTTTCATGCATTCTAAACTGCCAAAATCGACCGTCGGCGGTCAGGCGGGAGGTAAATTTATAATGGGGTGATGCCTTTGCGTGTCACATGGCACGTGATATCGCACGCCGTGACTTTCTGAAGCGCGCGGGTGCAGCCAGTGCTGTGGGAGCAGCGGGACTATCAGGGTGTATCGGAAGCCCCGGAGGAGGGGGAGGCGGTCCGGAAGGACTCGTTGTCATCGGCTACCCGGAAAGCGGAATTCAACTCTTCCGCGACTACTACAGCCAGTCCGACGGGTCCGAGAGCATTCTCGTCCCCGACGGTCTGCGCGACGGTGCGATGCCCGGTCAGGTCGGCAACGACATGGCGAACGTCACCGGGACAGCACCGGCGGCGGGCGGTCCGAATCAGGAAGCGTTCAACCAACTGTTCCAAGACGAGTACAACGCAGCGCCGGGTGTGTTCACCTCACAGTCGTACGACTCCGTGGCGCTGCTCATCCTCGCAAACGCCGCGGCGGGTGAGAACAGCGGTCCGGCGCTGAAAGAGCAGATGCGTCGCATCGCCAACCCCGGAGGCGACGAGTACGGTCCGGAGAAATTCGTCGAAGCGGTGGAAGCGGCCGCCAACGGCGACGACATCAACTATCAGGGTGCGTCGTCCGCGACGAACTTCAACGAGAAGGGCGACCCGGCGTCAGCCGCGTACGCCATCTGGGAGTTCGAGGGAACCGACTCGGATTCGACGGCCACCCAAGAGGTGCAAAACTTCGAAGGCGAAAACCCAGAGGGGAGCGGACCGTCGGCCGACAGCGGACCGGGAGGTTCCGACCGCGAAATCTCGGTGGGGATTCTCCTCCCTGAAACCGGCGACCTCGCGTCCGTCGGTGCGCCGATGATTCAAGCGGCACAGATCCCGGTCAAACAGGTCAACAACGCCAATCCGGCGGGACTGACCGTCAACGCGCAGATTGAGGACACGCAGACATCGCCCAGCGCCGGCACTTCGGCCGCACAGGCACTCGTCAGTGCGGGCGTTCCGGGCGTCTGTGGCTCTGCGTCGTCTGGTGTCAACGTTCCCGTCTCACAGCAGGCGTTCATCCCGAACGAAGTCGTCGGCTGTTCGCCGTCCTCGACGGCGCTGTCGGTGTCGAACCTCGAAGACAACGACTTCATCTTCCGGACGGCACCGTCGGACTTCCTGCAGGGCCGTGTCATGGCGCAGGTCATGTCCGAGCGACTTGAGGCGTCCACCGTCTCGACGCTGTTCGTCAACAACGACTACGGCCAGCAACTGTCGAACCGCTTTGCCAACGTGTTCGAAGAGCAGTTCGACGGTGAGGTGTACCACCAGACCGCGTTCAACATCGGAGAGTCTTCGTACTCCTCAGTCATCGAG
It contains:
- a CDS encoding glycosyltransferase family protein; translation: MTVVALMADPPRPGLVLSELAETSPLSETEAADLYAAMLKDSMVAVSRSGGDLLVNYRSEDLLPEAYREEDGTAEAAVRTLAADALDDPSEARFEVQVGSSVSARAGNTMMHLLRDEDVRTAAVVRGDAPFFTRSKIDSMAMKLRTNEVVLGPSTAGRSYVAGFSDPIDFSEAFTTPEVETLTARANDAGHNVAFLEMQPTVRTGVDLLTLVPAIRARWQAERIVPGYTAEFVVETGLNVVEEDGEPTLVRDEE
- a CDS encoding DUF5785 family protein, whose protein sequence is MDWPHDPDSEEGSEGMRKYGQAIIAKKVDEDEDFPLSTAEFVEEHGDDPIRIDYETVVSLRDIFENVEEESFEAFVPFHKAVGRAMRENGYWFYEGADQFAETKNSA
- the udk gene encoding uridine kinase → MTIPSFVIGIAGGTGAGKTTVARLITENVGESVTRIPIDNYYNDLSHLELSERESVNYDHPSAFEWELLHDQLATLLQGQPIEMPKYDFEVHNRKDETETVEPTDVIIIEGILALHDEEINEMFDLRLYVETDADVRILRRIQRDVIERGRDLEGVIDQYLSTVKPMHEQFIEPTKKQADLIIPEGANSVAVNLLEEKVQAEVEGDTTRDWERPTPE
- a CDS encoding ABC transporter substrate-binding protein, which produces MARDIARRDFLKRAGAASAVGAAGLSGCIGSPGGGGGGPEGLVVIGYPESGIQLFRDYYSQSDGSESILVPDGLRDGAMPGQVGNDMANVTGTAPAAGGPNQEAFNQLFQDEYNAAPGVFTSQSYDSVALLILANAAAGENSGPALKEQMRRIANPGGDEYGPEKFVEAVEAAANGDDINYQGASSATNFNEKGDPASAAYAIWEFEGTDSDSTATQEVQNFEGENPEGSGPSADSGPGGSDREISVGILLPETGDLASVGAPMIQAAQIPVKQVNNANPAGLTVNAQIEDTQTSPSAGTSAAQALVSAGVPGVCGSASSGVNVPVSQQAFIPNEVVGCSPSSTALSVSNLEDNDFIFRTAPSDFLQGRVMAQVMSERLEASTVSTLFVNNDYGQQLSNRFANVFEEQFDGEVYHQTAFNIGESSYSSVIETALSAPDN